A part of Larkinella insperata genomic DNA contains:
- a CDS encoding dihydrodipicolinate synthase family protein, protein MATSVQWQGVYPALLTPFTASDELDLPLFVKNIHAQLDAGVHGLIIAGSLGEVSTLTGSEKLSLLESARETVNGRVPVIMNIAETTTREAVRGAREAEEKGADGLMVLPPMRYFADARETVAFFKAIAQETSLPIMIYNNPIDYKIMTTVAMFEELAKLPNIQAVKESTRDLTNIARMRNAFGDRYRLLGGVDTLALESLSAGADGWVAGLVDAFPLETVTLYDLVKAGRMDEARSLYFWFMPLLELDIHPKLVQYIKLAAAAVGIGSEYVRAPRLTLVGEERERVLGIIEAALAVRPSLQTA, encoded by the coding sequence ATGGCAACTTCTGTACAATGGCAAGGTGTTTACCCTGCGCTCCTCACGCCGTTTACGGCTTCCGATGAACTGGATCTGCCGCTGTTTGTCAAAAATATTCATGCCCAACTGGATGCGGGTGTTCACGGATTGATCATTGCCGGATCGCTGGGGGAAGTCAGCACGCTAACGGGTTCGGAGAAGTTGTCGTTGCTGGAGTCGGCGCGGGAAACCGTCAATGGCCGGGTGCCGGTCATCATGAACATTGCCGAAACCACCACCCGCGAAGCCGTACGGGGCGCCCGGGAAGCCGAGGAAAAAGGAGCCGACGGACTCATGGTGTTGCCGCCCATGCGGTATTTTGCCGACGCCCGCGAAACCGTTGCGTTTTTCAAGGCCATTGCGCAGGAGACTTCGCTGCCGATCATGATCTACAACAATCCGATTGATTACAAGATCATGACCACGGTAGCCATGTTTGAAGAACTGGCTAAACTGCCCAACATTCAGGCCGTTAAGGAATCAACCCGCGACCTGACCAACATCGCCCGGATGCGGAATGCATTTGGCGACCGGTACCGGCTGCTCGGTGGGGTCGATACGCTCGCGCTGGAGTCGCTGTCGGCCGGAGCCGATGGCTGGGTGGCCGGTCTGGTCGATGCGTTTCCGCTGGAAACCGTTACCCTTTACGACCTGGTGAAAGCGGGCCGGATGGATGAAGCCCGGAGCCTGTACTTCTGGTTTATGCCGTTGCTGGAGCTGGACATTCACCCCAAGCTTGTGCAATACATCAAACTGGCCGCGGCCGCGGTGGGTATTGGTTCGGAATACGTCCGGGCACCGCGTCTGACACTGGTGGGCGAAGAACGGGAACGGGTTTTGGGAATCATTGAAGCCGCTCTGGCCGTTCGCCCGAGCCTGCAAACGGCGTAA
- a CDS encoding ATP-binding protein encodes MDANNLHKLLARQINKHLTEECLQHDRFQQFLKAVNDSYQNFDRDKELFEHSSFLNEREYANINQKLKEEISQRRQSEEKLIEAIQSLKTPEGDEIPEFGPENLVTLVDFLQRQIGHRKQIEQELRTAKEIAENATLAKSEFLSMMSHEIRTPLNGIVGMTYLMSQEEVPPGLSENLKTLQFSIEHLQALINDILDFSKIEAGKVELEETNFDFKHLVSNIKRAHQFKAEESGTRIKLMIDDDIPDILMGDSLRIGQVLSNLVSNAIKFTKQGTVTIELSLLKKDDEVASMYVSVQDTGIGIAPEKQQAIFEMFTQANSATTRKFGGTGLGLVITKRLLELHGSTIEVESQEGKGAKFFFTLDLRIGYAVKQTYNLPTDTINDQTLKGIRVLLVEDYPVNVKVALKFLSRWGVSVDVAENGLIGLEKFLAGSYDLILMDLQMPVMDGYTSTQQIRETDSQIPVIALTASATYSNRDRAISAGINDYVTKPFNPNDLFHKIAKHCQRLN; translated from the coding sequence ATGGACGCAAATAATCTGCACAAGCTGCTGGCCCGGCAAATCAATAAACACCTGACGGAAGAATGCCTGCAACACGATCGCTTTCAACAGTTTCTGAAGGCTGTTAATGACTCCTATCAAAACTTCGATCGGGACAAAGAACTGTTTGAGCATTCGTCGTTTCTGAACGAACGGGAGTACGCCAACATCAATCAGAAGTTGAAGGAAGAGATCAGCCAGCGCCGGCAGTCGGAAGAAAAGCTGATTGAAGCCATTCAATCCCTGAAAACACCTGAAGGCGACGAAATACCGGAGTTTGGGCCGGAAAATCTCGTTACGCTGGTTGATTTTCTACAGCGGCAAATCGGACACCGCAAGCAGATCGAACAGGAGTTGCGGACGGCCAAGGAAATTGCCGAAAACGCCACGCTGGCCAAGTCGGAGTTCTTATCGATGATGAGCCACGAAATCCGGACGCCCCTCAACGGTATCGTCGGCATGACGTACCTGATGAGTCAGGAGGAAGTACCGCCCGGCCTGTCCGAGAACCTTAAAACGCTGCAATTTTCGATTGAACACCTGCAGGCGCTGATCAATGATATTTTGGATTTTAGCAAGATCGAAGCCGGGAAAGTTGAGCTGGAAGAAACTAACTTCGATTTCAAGCATCTGGTATCCAACATCAAACGGGCGCACCAGTTCAAGGCGGAGGAAAGCGGAACACGCATCAAACTAATGATCGACGACGACATTCCGGATATTCTTATGGGCGATTCGTTGCGGATCGGTCAGGTTCTGTCCAATCTGGTTTCGAATGCCATCAAATTTACCAAACAGGGGACCGTTACCATCGAGCTGTCGCTCCTGAAAAAGGATGACGAGGTGGCCTCCATGTATGTTTCGGTGCAGGATACGGGAATCGGGATTGCACCCGAAAAGCAGCAGGCCATTTTCGAGATGTTTACGCAAGCCAACTCGGCCACAACCCGAAAATTTGGCGGGACCGGACTCGGGCTCGTTATAACCAAACGTCTGCTGGAATTGCACGGCAGCACAATTGAGGTGGAAAGCCAGGAGGGAAAAGGCGCTAAATTCTTTTTCACGCTTGACCTGCGCATTGGTTACGCTGTCAAACAAACTTACAACCTGCCCACCGACACCATCAACGACCAGACGCTGAAGGGCATCCGGGTATTGCTCGTCGAGGATTATCCGGTCAATGTAAAAGTGGCGTTGAAGTTTCTGAGTCGGTGGGGCGTCTCGGTGGACGTTGCGGAGAACGGTTTGATTGGGCTGGAAAAATTCCTGGCCGGTTCCTACGACTTGATTTTGATGGACCTCCAGATGCCGGTTATGGACGGCTACACGTCGACGCAGCAAATTCGGGAAACCGATTCACAAATTCCGGTGATTGCCCTTACCGCTTCGGCCACGTACAGCAACCGCGACCGGGCCATCAGCGCCGGGATCAATGATTATGTTACAAAGCCGTTCAATCCCAACGACTTATTTCACAAGATAGCCAAACATTGTCAACGGCTGAATTGA
- a CDS encoding S9 family peptidase, which produces MTLNLRTLLFIGIFFTAFSQTSTAQFQGIRWTPDGKAYLSSNREAILRTDVVSGRETPLVTKEQLTPPGSGKPLEIASFAFSPDSSTVLVFTNTARVWRYNSRGDYYLLNRKTNQLRQIGKSQPSQSLLYAKLSPDGTKVAYVSRNNLFVEDVASGQTTPLTTDGTRKRINGTFDWAYEEEFGCRDGFRWSPDSKQIAYWQIDASAIRDYLMLNTTDSIYSRVIPVEYPKVGESPSPARVGVVQATGGETRWLAVPGDPQQHYLVQMEWFPTGNDLIIEQLNRKQNQSLLFVAQPSTGTITPIHRETSTTWIEAHAGTPGGWPWLEGGKSFIWVSEKDGWRHLYQVSRDGKKTVLLTPGSYDIAGISAIDERNRYIYFIASPINPTQRYLFRTRMDGKGKLERISPVNQVGTHTYDIAPGGQFAMHSFNSHQTPPASNWIRLADHQVLRAAASRRAPNIQTPRNMEFFTVTTADGVTLDGWMRKPANFDSTKKYPVVFYVYGEPASTTTNDVFSAGYNNLFEGDMAKAGYCYVALDNRGTPTLKGTAWRKAIYRQIGRINVRDQAMGAKKLFEQRSYLDTSRVAVWGWSGGGSTTLHLLFQYPEIYKTGISIAAVGNQLFYDNIYQERYMGLPQENREDFVAGSPITYAKNLRGNLLYIHGTGDDNVHYSNAEVLIDELVKHNKQFQVMPYPNRTHSISEGEGTSQHLRTLYTNYLLEHCPPGAR; this is translated from the coding sequence ATGACGCTTAACTTAAGAACATTACTCTTCATCGGCATTTTTTTTACCGCTTTTAGCCAGACTTCGACGGCCCAATTCCAGGGCATTCGCTGGACTCCCGACGGAAAGGCCTACCTGTCGTCCAATCGGGAAGCCATTCTGCGAACCGACGTGGTATCTGGTCGGGAAACTCCGTTAGTTACCAAAGAACAACTGACCCCGCCCGGCTCCGGAAAACCGTTGGAAATCGCCAGTTTTGCGTTCAGCCCGGACTCATCAACGGTCCTGGTCTTCACCAACACCGCCCGCGTCTGGCGCTACAACAGCCGGGGAGACTATTACTTGCTCAACCGGAAAACCAACCAGTTGCGGCAGATCGGCAAAAGCCAGCCGAGTCAGTCGCTGCTCTACGCCAAGTTGTCGCCCGACGGTACAAAAGTGGCTTACGTAAGCCGGAATAATCTGTTTGTGGAAGACGTTGCAAGCGGCCAGACAACTCCGCTGACCACTGACGGTACGCGTAAACGCATCAACGGTACCTTCGACTGGGCTTATGAAGAGGAATTCGGCTGCCGCGACGGTTTTCGCTGGAGCCCCGACAGCAAGCAGATTGCCTACTGGCAGATCGACGCCAGCGCCATCCGCGATTATCTGATGCTGAACACCACCGATTCGATTTACTCCCGTGTCATTCCCGTTGAATACCCGAAAGTGGGCGAATCACCGTCACCGGCCCGCGTTGGGGTGGTGCAGGCTACCGGCGGAGAAACTCGCTGGCTGGCCGTTCCGGGCGATCCACAGCAGCACTATCTGGTCCAGATGGAGTGGTTTCCAACCGGTAATGATCTGATTATTGAGCAGCTCAACCGCAAGCAAAATCAAAGCCTGCTTTTCGTCGCCCAACCGTCTACCGGCACAATCACTCCCATTCACCGCGAAACCAGCACGACCTGGATTGAGGCACACGCCGGCACCCCGGGGGGCTGGCCGTGGCTCGAAGGTGGCAAATCATTTATTTGGGTATCTGAGAAAGACGGCTGGCGGCACCTTTACCAGGTAAGCCGGGATGGAAAGAAAACCGTGTTGCTTACGCCGGGTTCTTACGACATCGCCGGCATTAGCGCCATCGACGAACGCAACCGGTACATCTACTTCATCGCTTCCCCCATCAATCCCACCCAGCGGTATTTGTTCCGCACCAGAATGGACGGTAAAGGTAAGCTGGAACGCATTTCTCCGGTTAACCAGGTGGGTACGCACACTTACGACATCGCGCCCGGTGGACAGTTTGCCATGCATTCGTTCAACAGCCACCAGACTCCTCCGGCCAGCAACTGGATTCGGCTAGCGGATCATCAGGTACTGCGGGCGGCTGCTTCCCGCCGTGCACCGAACATCCAAACACCCCGGAATATGGAATTTTTCACGGTTACCACCGCCGACGGAGTGACGCTGGACGGCTGGATGCGAAAACCCGCCAATTTTGATAGTACCAAGAAATATCCGGTCGTCTTCTACGTCTACGGTGAACCTGCCAGCACGACCACCAACGATGTGTTTTCGGCGGGCTACAATAACCTCTTCGAAGGTGATATGGCTAAAGCCGGTTATTGCTACGTTGCGCTGGACAACCGCGGTACACCAACGCTCAAGGGTACGGCCTGGCGCAAAGCTATATACCGGCAAATTGGCCGGATCAACGTACGCGATCAGGCGATGGGTGCTAAAAAGCTTTTTGAGCAACGTTCTTACCTGGATACAAGCCGGGTGGCCGTCTGGGGCTGGAGCGGGGGCGGTTCCACCACACTTCATCTGTTGTTTCAGTATCCAGAGATTTACAAAACCGGGATTTCCATTGCGGCTGTTGGCAACCAGCTCTTCTACGACAATATCTATCAGGAACGGTACATGGGATTACCGCAGGAAAACCGGGAAGATTTTGTAGCGGGTTCACCCATTACGTACGCCAAAAATTTGCGGGGAAACTTGCTTTATATTCATGGCACGGGCGATGATAACGTTCACTACTCTAATGCCGAAGTACTGATTGATGAACTGGTGAAGCACAACAAGCAGTTCCAGGTCATGCCCTATCCGAATCGCACACACAGCATCTCCGAGGGGGAAGGTACCAGCCAGCACCTGCGTACCCTTTATACCAATTATTTACTGGAGCACTGCCCTCCGGGAGCCCGTTAA
- a CDS encoding M1 family metallopeptidase, with translation MMNALQKIIWISAGLFLSLSVSAQKYAFTHDDTLRGSITPQRIWWDLAYYHLQVKLNTADSSISGSTTIQYRVLQPNQTMQVDLQRPLKVQKVVQDGKELSFRQDGNAYFVTLQKKQETGKTESVQIFYAGQPRKAKRAPWDGGFVWKRDKGGKWFIATACQGLGASSWWPCKDHMYDEPDSMLISVTVPKGLTDVSNGRLRRVTEHNDGTHTFDWFVSNPINNYGVNLNVGDYIHWSDTLQGEKGKLDLTFYALREHEDSARRQFQQVKPMLKAFEHWFGPYPFYEDSYKLVETPYLGMEHQSSVTYGNRFQNGYLGRDLSGSGFGLLWDFIIIHESGHEWFANNITYKDVADMWVHESFTNYSENLYTEYYYGKEAGAAYVIGCRALIRNDRPIVGVYNVNHAGSGDMYYKGGNLLHTIRQIIGNDDKWRAILRGMNKTFYHQTVEGKQIEQYISRQSGIDFQKVFDQYLRDTRIPTLEYRIANNKLQYRWANCVNGFDMPVQVCFNKNGPNKILKPTTQWQTVPTPGITTLTSDPNYYVLVRSLVQPKS, from the coding sequence ATGATGAATGCCCTTCAGAAAATCATCTGGATCAGTGCAGGTCTGTTTCTCTCCTTATCAGTTTCGGCCCAGAAGTATGCGTTTACGCACGATGATACGCTGCGCGGGTCCATCACTCCCCAGCGGATTTGGTGGGATCTGGCCTATTATCATTTGCAGGTCAAGCTCAACACCGCCGACAGTTCCATCAGCGGTAGCACCACGATTCAATACCGTGTTTTGCAGCCTAACCAAACCATGCAGGTCGATTTACAGCGTCCACTGAAAGTGCAGAAAGTGGTACAGGATGGCAAAGAGCTATCTTTCCGGCAAGACGGTAATGCGTACTTTGTGACCCTTCAGAAAAAGCAGGAGACTGGAAAAACCGAGTCCGTTCAAATTTTTTACGCTGGCCAACCCAGAAAGGCCAAACGGGCGCCCTGGGATGGCGGTTTTGTCTGGAAGCGCGATAAAGGCGGGAAGTGGTTTATCGCTACGGCCTGCCAGGGCCTGGGGGCCAGTTCGTGGTGGCCTTGCAAGGATCACATGTACGACGAACCCGACAGCATGCTGATCAGCGTCACCGTGCCAAAAGGTCTCACCGACGTTTCGAACGGACGGCTACGGCGCGTTACGGAGCACAACGATGGCACTCATACGTTCGATTGGTTCGTTAGCAACCCAATCAATAATTACGGGGTCAATCTGAACGTAGGGGATTACATTCACTGGTCGGATACGCTGCAAGGCGAAAAAGGTAAATTGGACTTGACGTTCTATGCGCTACGGGAACATGAAGATTCAGCGCGTCGCCAATTTCAGCAGGTAAAGCCGATGCTTAAAGCATTTGAACATTGGTTTGGGCCATATCCGTTTTACGAAGACAGTTACAAATTAGTTGAAACACCGTATTTGGGCATGGAACACCAAAGTTCTGTTACCTACGGAAATCGTTTTCAGAACGGCTATCTGGGCAGAGACTTATCGGGCAGCGGTTTCGGTTTGCTGTGGGATTTCATCATTATTCACGAATCCGGCCACGAATGGTTTGCTAACAACATTACGTATAAGGATGTTGCGGATATGTGGGTGCACGAAAGCTTCACCAACTATTCCGAAAACCTTTACACGGAATACTACTACGGCAAAGAGGCCGGGGCGGCTTACGTGATAGGTTGCCGGGCTCTCATCCGCAATGATCGCCCTATCGTTGGTGTTTATAACGTCAACCATGCCGGATCCGGAGACATGTACTACAAAGGTGGGAACTTGCTACATACAATTCGCCAGATTATTGGCAATGATGATAAGTGGCGGGCTATTCTGCGGGGAATGAATAAAACGTTTTATCATCAAACCGTAGAAGGGAAGCAAATTGAGCAATACATCAGTCGGCAATCTGGCATCGATTTTCAGAAAGTCTTCGATCAGTATCTACGCGATACCCGCATTCCAACGCTAGAATACCGGATTGCGAACAACAAGCTGCAGTACCGTTGGGCAAATTGCGTAAACGGCTTTGACATGCCGGTGCAAGTATGTTTTAATAAGAACGGTCCCAACAAGATTTTAAAACCGACCACCCAGTGGCAAACCGTGCCTACCCCCGGCATAACTACTCTAACCAGTGATCCAAATTACTATGTTCTGGTTCGTTCGTTGGTTCAGCCGAAATCTTGA
- a CDS encoding 4-hydroxyproline epimerase has translation MNYNFFCIDAHTCGNPVRVVTGGSIPHLTGATMSEKRQHFLREYDWIRKSLMFEPRGHDMMSGSILYPPTDPANDAGVLFIETSGCLPMCGHGTIGTVTVAIEQGLVVPKTPGVLNLEVPAGLVRAEYRQEGRKVKSVKITNVKSYLAAESLTVECPDLGTLTVDVAYGGNFYAIVDPQANFPGLQHFKAEQLISWARVMRQRLNEQYTFVHPENPTINGLSHILWTGEPLAATSTARNAVFYGDKAIDRSPCGTGTSARLAQWYAKGWLKPGQDFVHESIIGSIFTGRIEQETELAGQSAIVPSIEGWAIIHGYNHLILDEDDPYVHGFQVI, from the coding sequence ATGAATTATAATTTTTTCTGCATCGACGCGCATACCTGCGGCAATCCGGTGCGGGTTGTAACCGGGGGCAGCATTCCGCACCTGACGGGAGCAACCATGAGCGAAAAGCGGCAGCATTTCCTGCGCGAGTACGACTGGATTCGCAAAAGCCTGATGTTTGAACCCCGCGGGCACGATATGATGTCGGGCAGCATTTTGTATCCGCCAACCGACCCGGCCAACGACGCGGGCGTGCTGTTTATTGAAACCTCGGGTTGCCTGCCCATGTGCGGCCACGGCACCATTGGTACGGTTACGGTCGCCATCGAGCAGGGGTTGGTCGTACCCAAAACGCCGGGGGTACTGAACCTGGAAGTGCCCGCCGGACTGGTCCGCGCCGAATACCGTCAGGAAGGCCGGAAAGTAAAATCCGTGAAAATTACGAACGTCAAGTCGTATCTGGCGGCTGAGAGTCTGACGGTCGAGTGTCCGGATTTGGGAACGCTGACGGTGGATGTCGCTTACGGGGGAAACTTCTACGCCATTGTTGACCCGCAGGCCAATTTTCCCGGTTTGCAGCACTTCAAGGCCGAACAGCTCATCAGCTGGGCGCGCGTGATGCGGCAACGGCTCAACGAACAGTACACGTTTGTGCACCCCGAAAATCCGACGATCAACGGCCTGAGCCACATTTTGTGGACGGGCGAACCGCTGGCGGCTACTTCGACGGCCCGCAACGCGGTTTTCTACGGTGATAAAGCCATTGACCGTTCGCCCTGCGGAACCGGGACCTCGGCAAGGCTGGCGCAGTGGTACGCCAAAGGCTGGCTAAAACCCGGTCAGGATTTTGTGCACGAAAGCATCATTGGTTCCATCTTCACGGGCCGGATCGAGCAGGAAACCGAACTGGCGGGCCAATCGGCCATTGTGCCGAGCATTGAAGGCTGGGCAATCATTCACGGTTACAACCACCTTATTCTGGACGAGGACGATCCGTACGTACACGGTTTTCAGGTCATATGA
- a CDS encoding FIST signal transduction protein, translated as MKLNQSVYQDQAWTFLSETPGFSATNAQLVLAFGERFLLEKLNLYDELRLRFPVADIIINSTSGEIYLDKVHDDSVIVTAIEFEKTRIQTVQIDINKHTESYQAGQKLAEALDAPDLAALFLISDGGKVNGSDLTRALNQLLRPSIPITGGLAGDAARFEQTLVGLNQNPSAGKIVGVGFYGEHLKIGYGSMGGWDVFGPEREVTQANYNVLYQIDDKHALDLYKEYLGKYAENLPAAAFLFPLSMRVTTDSEPLVRTILTIDEATKSMTFAGDMPEKALIRFMTANLDRLIDASATAAQISMKQLDFTPELAILISCVGRKLVLGQRTEEEVEAAREVFGQNAVMTGFYSYGEISPLNTRCELHNQTMTVTVFSEN; from the coding sequence ATGAAATTGAATCAATCCGTTTATCAAGATCAGGCGTGGACCTTTTTGTCCGAAACGCCGGGCTTTTCTGCTACGAATGCTCAGTTGGTGCTGGCTTTCGGCGAACGGTTTCTCCTGGAGAAGCTAAATCTGTACGACGAACTGCGGCTTCGGTTTCCGGTTGCGGATATCATTATCAACTCCACGTCCGGGGAAATTTACCTGGATAAGGTTCACGATGATTCGGTCATTGTGACGGCTATCGAATTTGAGAAAACCCGGATTCAAACCGTTCAGATCGACATCAACAAGCATACGGAGAGTTACCAGGCCGGACAAAAACTGGCCGAAGCACTCGATGCGCCTGATCTGGCTGCTTTGTTTCTGATTTCCGACGGCGGAAAAGTGAATGGCAGTGACCTGACGCGGGCCCTCAATCAGCTTTTACGACCTTCCATTCCCATTACGGGCGGACTGGCGGGCGATGCGGCCCGTTTTGAACAGACTCTGGTGGGCCTCAATCAGAACCCGTCGGCCGGGAAAATTGTCGGTGTGGGCTTCTACGGCGAGCACCTGAAAATTGGCTACGGTTCCATGGGCGGCTGGGACGTGTTCGGCCCGGAACGCGAAGTGACCCAGGCTAATTACAATGTACTGTACCAGATTGACGACAAGCACGCCCTGGATTTATACAAAGAATATCTGGGTAAGTACGCCGAAAACCTGCCGGCGGCTGCCTTTCTTTTTCCTCTGTCCATGCGGGTGACAACCGACTCCGAGCCGTTGGTACGAACCATTCTGACAATTGACGAAGCAACCAAGAGCATGACGTTTGCGGGGGATATGCCGGAGAAAGCCCTGATCCGGTTTATGACCGCCAACCTGGATCGGCTCATCGATGCGTCGGCCACGGCTGCCCAGATATCCATGAAACAACTGGATTTTACGCCCGAACTGGCCATTCTCATTAGCTGCGTCGGCCGCAAACTAGTGCTGGGCCAGCGGACCGAAGAAGAAGTGGAAGCGGCCCGGGAAGTGTTTGGCCAAAATGCCGTGATGACGGGGTTCTATTCATACGGTGAGATTTCTCCCCTCAACACCCGCTGTGAACTACACAATCAAACCATGACCGTAACCGTCTTTTCCGAAAACTGA
- a CDS encoding NAD(P)/FAD-dependent oxidoreductase translates to MKHIGIIGGGVIGLCSAYYLNKAGYRVTVFDKNPITDGCSFGNAGMIVPSHIIPLAQPGMIAKGMRMLMRSTSPFYIKPRLNADLLRWGWLFYKHSTPQHVERSIPALRDISLLSKQLYQELAQTEGLSFGWEEVGLLMLYKTASAEHEMAEEAEVANQAGIEARQLSGAQVQELEPNVRVNVRGAVYFPGDAHLNPGQLIRSLVTYLKKQGVTVLEGQEVTGVGRSGARITSVRTTTAEHSVDELVIAAGAWSPGLTRLLGLSLPLQGGKGYSFMVKNQQPNIRVPAIMLEARATATPMGADLRFAGTLEVAGTDLSVNMNRVRGIVNSIQNYYPELPADLPEVSKVWSGLRPCSPDGLPYIGRTTGFENLTLATGHGMMGVSLGPATGKLVADCVGNHTPDLDLSVFDPLRFS, encoded by the coding sequence ATGAAGCACATCGGTATCATTGGGGGCGGAGTTATCGGTTTATGTTCAGCTTATTACCTGAACAAAGCCGGCTATCGGGTTACGGTTTTTGATAAAAATCCCATCACTGACGGTTGTTCGTTTGGGAACGCCGGAATGATTGTGCCGAGTCACATCATTCCGCTGGCCCAGCCGGGCATGATTGCCAAAGGAATGCGGATGTTGATGCGGTCGACCAGCCCGTTCTACATCAAACCACGTCTGAATGCCGATTTGCTCCGCTGGGGCTGGCTGTTTTATAAACATTCAACCCCCCAACACGTCGAGCGGTCGATTCCGGCTTTGCGTGACATCAGCCTGCTGAGCAAACAGCTCTACCAGGAACTGGCCCAAACCGAGGGACTGTCGTTTGGCTGGGAAGAAGTTGGCCTGCTGATGCTGTACAAAACCGCGTCGGCCGAACACGAAATGGCGGAAGAAGCCGAGGTGGCCAATCAGGCGGGAATTGAAGCCCGGCAATTGTCCGGCGCGCAGGTGCAGGAACTCGAACCAAACGTTCGCGTGAACGTACGGGGCGCTGTTTATTTCCCCGGTGATGCGCACCTGAACCCGGGCCAGTTGATCCGGTCGCTGGTAACGTACCTGAAAAAGCAGGGCGTAACCGTGCTGGAAGGGCAGGAGGTAACGGGAGTTGGCCGGTCGGGGGCGCGCATTACGTCGGTGCGGACAACAACCGCTGAGCATTCCGTCGATGAGCTGGTGATTGCCGCCGGAGCCTGGTCGCCCGGGCTGACGCGGTTGTTGGGCCTATCGCTGCCGTTGCAGGGCGGCAAGGGGTATAGTTTCATGGTGAAAAACCAGCAGCCGAACATTCGGGTTCCGGCCATCATGCTCGAAGCCCGAGCTACGGCTACGCCGATGGGGGCGGATTTGCGGTTTGCCGGAACGCTCGAAGTGGCCGGAACGGATTTGTCGGTGAACATGAACCGGGTGCGGGGAATCGTCAATTCCATTCAGAATTATTACCCGGAATTGCCCGCCGATCTGCCGGAGGTGTCGAAGGTATGGAGCGGGTTACGGCCCTGCTCGCCCGATGGATTGCCGTATATTGGCCGGACAACGGGCTTCGAAAACCTGACGCTGGCGACGGGGCACGGTATGATGGGCGTTAGTCTGGGACCGGCAACGGGGAAGCTGGTTGCGGACTGCGTCGGGAATCACACCCCGGATTTGGACCTGAGTGTTTTCGATCCGTTGCGATTTTCGTAA
- a CDS encoding AraC family transcriptional regulator: MKPLLFRVPTVDDRSFRVQVDDGPHFYDRLHFHPELQLTLIRESVGTQVVGDRIDRFRPYDLLLLGANLPHVFRNDPDYFAPDTAHRALSYSVYLHPDHLKQTVFGMPELDHLDQLFQEARHGVRIRFSEAASLTTHMEQLHKLRPFEQLITLLTVLDGMASDSRREILSITAYEQARRPDDHQRLDNVFTYILNHYATPITLEEVAAQAHLTPSAFCRFFRLHTRKTFSQLLNEVRIEHACRLLQESKLPISQIAFSCGYTNLSNFNRQFKLITNLTPGQYIKALF; encoded by the coding sequence ATGAAGCCACTGTTGTTCCGGGTTCCTACAGTGGATGATCGCTCGTTTCGGGTGCAGGTCGACGACGGCCCGCATTTTTACGACCGGCTACATTTTCACCCGGAGCTGCAATTGACCCTGATCAGGGAAAGCGTGGGAACGCAGGTGGTTGGCGACCGCATCGACCGGTTTCGCCCCTACGATCTTTTATTACTGGGAGCAAACCTGCCGCATGTTTTTCGGAACGACCCCGACTATTTTGCGCCCGATACGGCTCACCGGGCTTTATCGTACTCGGTCTACCTGCACCCCGATCACCTGAAACAAACCGTTTTCGGGATGCCCGAACTGGACCACCTGGACCAGCTTTTTCAGGAAGCCCGGCACGGCGTTCGAATCCGGTTCAGTGAAGCGGCTTCCCTGACAACACACATGGAACAGTTGCACAAGCTGCGGCCTTTCGAGCAATTAATAACACTGCTGACGGTTCTGGACGGCATGGCCTCCGATTCCAGGCGTGAAATCCTGTCGATCACGGCTTACGAACAGGCCCGGCGTCCCGACGATCACCAGCGTCTCGACAATGTCTTTACTTACATCCTGAACCATTATGCCACTCCCATTACGCTGGAAGAAGTTGCCGCCCAGGCGCACCTGACACCGAGTGCCTTTTGCCGTTTTTTTCGGCTCCACACCCGGAAAACGTTTTCACAGCTACTCAACGAAGTACGGATTGAACACGCCTGCCGGTTGTTGCAGGAATCGAAGTTACCCATTAGTCAAATTGCTTTTTCGTGCGGCTACACTAATTTATCCAACTTTAACCGACAATTTAAACTGATCACCAACCTGACACCGGGTCAGTATATTAAAGCCCTCTTCTAA